The genomic window ACGACCAGGTCGAGCACCTGTCCGCGGTGAACGTGGCGCTGCACGCGCACGCCCTGCTGCGCCGCGACGTCGACTACATCGTCCGCAACGGCAGCGTCGAGTTGATCGACGAGATGCGCGGCCGGGTGGCCCAGCGCCGCCGCTGGCCGGACGGTCTGCAGGCGGCGGTCGAGGCCAAGGAGGGCCTGACCGCCACCCAGGAGGGCGAGGTCCTCGACACCATCACGGTCCAGGCGTACATCGCGCTCTACCAGACCGCCTGTGGCATGACCGCGACCGCCGTGCACGTCGGTGAGCAGCTGCGCGAGTATTTCAAGCTCGAAGTGGCGGTCATCCCGCCGAACACCCCGAACATCCGTGAGGACGACGTCGACCGGATCTACTCGGCGCACGACATGCGCGACGAGGCCCTGGTCGAGGAGATCAAGATCGCCCACGAGTCGGGGCGGCCGGTGCTGATCGGCACCCTGGACGTGAAGGCGTCCGAGCGCCTGGCGAGTCAGCTCGAAGCGGCCGGTGTGCCGTGCAGCGTGCTGAACGCGAAGAACGACGCCGAAGAGGCCACCATCATCGCGGAGGCGGGCGCGCTCGGCGCGGTCACCGTCTCCACCCAGATGGCCGGCCGTGGTGTCGACATCCGCCTCGGCGGCAGCGACGAGAAGGACCGCGACGCGGTGGTCGAGCTGGGCGGGCTCTACGTGATCGGCTCCGGCCGGCACGACAGCCGCCGGGTCGACGACCAGCTCCGCGGCCGGGCCGGCCGGCAGGGCGACCCGGGCCGCTCGGTCTTCTTCGTCAGCCTCGAGGACGAGCTGGTCTTCCGGCACGCCGGTGACATCCTGCCGGCCTCGCCGCGGATGGACATCGACGGCGTCGTGCACGACTCCCAGGTGGAATACGCCGTGGAGCACGCCCAGCGGGTCGCCGAGGGGGTCAACCACGAGATCCACAAGAACACCTGGCGCTACAGCGTGGTGACCGAGCAGCAGCGCCTGCTGCTCGCCGAGCGCCGTGAGCGGCTGCTCACCTCCGAGGTCGCCGCGATCATGCTGCTGGAGAAGTCCAAGGAGAAGGCTGAGGAGATCGACGAGGACGTGCTGTCCGAGTCGGCCCGCGCGATCGCCCTCTTCCACCTGGACCGCCTCTGGGTCGACCACCTGGCGTTCCTGTCCGAGGTCCGGGAGGGTGTGCACCTGCGCGCGCTCGGCAAGCTGGACCCGCTCGACGAGTTCCACCGGGCGGCGGTGCCGGCCTTCCAGGAGCTGCTGACGCAGGTCGAGTCGCGGACCATCGCGACGTTCGACGAGGTCGACCTGGAGGACGGCTGGGTGCCGGAGCGGGCGGAGATCGTCCGGCCGAGCGCCACCTGGACCTACCTGGTGCACGACAACCCGTTCGGTTCCGAGCTGGACCGGCTCATCGCGGCGGTCGGCCGGCGGCTCACCTCGGGCGGCTGATCGCACCCACCACTCGCCTGCCGCGGGGGTGTCGCCTTGACGGCGGCACCCCCGCTTCTCATTTCCTTAATGCGACTGACGGAAATCGTTCCCAGAATGCATTTGTGTGATGAACGACAATATGGAACTGTGTTCCCACACTGTGGATCGTTGACTTGACCCGCTAGCCTGAGGGCGGGAATTATCGGCCCCGCATTACGCACAGTGATCAGTCGTATTCGCTTGCCGCAGCAAATTCTGGGGGATGAATCAATGCCGGTCCGCGCATTGTCGTCACGTGCAGATCGTCGTTCCGCAGGCCCGGGCCGGGGGGCCGCCCGACGTGCCGCCGAGCCCGCGCTGACCGTGACGCTCGCCATCCCGCTCACCGGGGACGCCGTCTCCCCGCAGGCGCACCGCCTGCTCGCCGCGGTCCGTGAGCTGGTCGAACTGAGCAAGGGCACGGTCACCGTCGAGCAGGCCCCGCCCGTTGCGGATCAGGTCCCGGCCGACGCCGACGCTGACGCGGCCGCTGAGGTCGTTCCGGACGGCCCGGAGGTCCGGTTGCACACCTCGTCGCGCCAGGCCGTCCTGGACGGTGTGGCGCTGCCGCTGACCCGTCTGGAGTTCGACCTCCTGCAGTTCCTCGCCGAGCGGCCACGCCGGGTCTTCACCCGTGGGCAGCTGCTCGCGGCCGTCTGGGGTTACGAGCGGGCCGGTGAGCGCACCGTGGACGTGCACGTGCGGCGGCTGCGGCTGAAGCTCGGCGGCAGTGTCCCGTTGGTCACGACGGTCTACGGCGTGGGTTACCGGCTGGCCGACGACGCCAACATCCTGATCCTGCCGCACGACTGACGATCCCCCGGCCGGGGGATCATGGACACATGCGCGTTCGTCCCGTCTCCCTGGAAAAACTCGTCGAGGAAATCGCCGACCGGCTCGCGAGTCGGGAATCCGACAATCGTCTGCGGGTGGCTCTGGACGGCGCTCCGGCGGCCGATCCGGGCCGTCTCGCGGATGCTCTGGTGGACCCGTTGCGGGTGCGCGGCCGCCCGGCGATCCGTGTCGACACCAGCGATTTCCTGCGCCCGGCCTCGGTGCGCCTGGAGTTCGGGCGGACCGAGCCGAACTCGTTCTACACCGGCTGGTTCGACGAGGCCGGGCTGATCCGCGAGGTGCTGGCCCCGGCGGGACCGGACGGTTCCGGCCGGATCCTTCGCCGACTGTGGGACGCCGGCGTCGACCGGGCCGCCCGGGAGCCCTACCAGGACCTGCCGGCGGGCGCGATTCTGCTGGTCAGCGGCCCGCTGCTGCTCGGTTCCGGACTGCCGTTCGACTTCTCCGTCCACCTTGAGGTGTCCGCCGCCGCGCTGGCTCGCCGGACCTTGCCGGAGCTCGCGTGGACCCTGCCGGCCTACCGCCGCTACCGCGACGAGGTGGCCCCGGAAACCTTCGCTGACGTGGTGGTTCGCCTCGACGACCCACGCCGTCCAGCGGTTGTCGAGGGGGGCCGGTGACACCGGGCACGAGACCCGAATGCCGAGTCCGTGGCGGATTCGACCACTGACAGTTATGCTCCGGTTACTTTTTTGCGGGGGTCCCGTTTGGGATCTTCGGCGGTGGGTATCGTCCGGCTCCACAAAGTGGGGCCGAGTCGGGACGAGGGTGACCCGGGGGATCCCACCGGCTGGGGCTGAGTGAAGGGCAGGGGGACTGCATGCTCGTCAACGGAGCGGTTGTCGCAGGCAAGGGCGCGAGCGCGGTCAAGGGGCTGCGTTCGACCGATGAGATCGACCAGATCCGAGTGATCCTGCAAGGCCGATTCGAGGAACTCAACAGTGAGTACGAAGAGGCCGTCGCCCAGAACACCCGTCTTCGGCTGGTGGAGATCGGCGACGCGGCCGGCGACGACCAGGCCGACAGTGGTTCCAAGACGGCCGAGCGCGACGCGGCGACCTCGCTGCTGAAGACGCTGCTGGACCGCCGGACGCAGGCTGAGCACGCCATCGCGCGGCTCAACGACGGGACGTACGGCAACTGCGAGGGTTGCTCGAAGCCGATTCCGGTCGAGCGGCTCGAGGTGTTCCCGTCGGCGACGGCGTGTGTGAACTGCAAGTCGGTGCGCGAGCGCCGGGCCAGCTGACGACACGCTTTTCCGGCGGCGAGGATATCCACACGGCGAAATCGCCGCCGGGAGAGCGACATATCCATTACTGAACAACTGTTTATTCGATGTCGGTGAAATCCGCGGAACCGGCCGCCTCTCGGGTCGGGATACCGGTAGAACGGCAGGTATGACCGACACCGTGGACGAACCCGAAGACAACACCGGCGGCGACTACGAGTACGACGAGGCCCACGGCGGCAACGACGACGGGCCCGACGTCCCGGCGGCCCTCCTGCAGGAGGCCGCCCGCCACCGGGAGATGAGCCCGCCGGCCTGACGCCAGGCCGATCGGGGAGATGGCCCCGCCGGCCTGAAGCTAGGCCGACTGGGCGACCTGCACGGCGGTGAAGAGCAGACCCGCGGTCACCAGCCCGGTGACCAGCACGGTCACCGTCGACGCCGTGTCGAGCCCGGTCCCGCGCCGGTCACCGATCAGTTTCGCGGTGATCGCCGCCAGGATCGGGAAGAAGAGCAGCACCAGCAGGGCGACCACCGGCGCGGCCTGATGCCAGTCGCCGCCCGCGGCCTCCCCGGTCCGCCGGACCAGCAGGTTGCCGACCACCCCCAGCACCCCACCGATCAGCCCCAGGACACCGAAGAGGACTTTGGTGCCGAAGGTGATCGGCCGGGCCGGCGGGGTGTACTTGACCCGGTTCTCGACCTCGTCCAGGTAATCGCGGGCGGCGCGTTCCTCGGTCCGCTGACGGGGGATGCTGGCCGCCGGCAGGGTGCGCCCGTACCGTTCGGCGGCCGGGCCCACCCGGTGCACGAAGTCCGACCACAGCCCGGCCGCCCGCGCGTCCACCTGCTCCAGGTCACGTTGCGCGTCCCGGACCGCCCGGTCGGCCTCGGCCAGTTCCGCGGTGGCGTCCGCGACGGCCGTGTCGGCGGCGGCCACCCGTTCGGTGTACCAGCTCTCAGCCTCGGCCCGCAGACCGGCCGCCTTGTCGTCGAGAGTGGTCAGCCGGTGCAGCACCACCCGGTAGTCGGCGCGATCCAGGTCGGCCGGTTCCAGTTCACTCATGCGTTTCCATACGGGATGATCACTTCGGCGCCCCGATGCACCGAACGGTCGAAATGCAGGGCCCGCCACGGGCGCGGGTACCAGTTCGGCGCTCCCTGGCCCGGGTAGTACGGCGACAGCTCGCTGCCGTGCACGTCCAGGGCCACCCAGGCGCCGATCGAGTCGGTCCGGGACGCGGGCCCGCCCAGCGACTCCCGCAGCAGCGCGGCACCGCGCCACCAGCCCAGCACGTGCAGCCGCCGTTCCGGCCCCTGCTGCAGGATGGTCCGGAGCTGGTCGCCGGCCGCCTTGCCACCGGGCAGTGCGTCGGCCGCGTAGATCAGGATGAAGTGCGGCCGGTCCGCCGGCCAGGACGCGGTCGCCTCGGTGGCGGCGTCCTCCAGGAGCCAGTTCAGGCCCTCGGCGTCGTACCAGCCGCTGCCGGGGATCCGGGCGTGCAGCGCCTCGGCAGCGGCCCGCGCGTCCGGGTCCAGGCAGACCACCGAGAACCGGGCGCCGTCCGGGCCGAACTGGGCGGCCAGCGACCGGCCCGCGGTGGCCAGGATCGCGCAGGCCTCGTCCATCCGGGTGCCGATCACCGCCAGGTTGCGGCCGGGAGCGCGGCGCAGCACGGTCCGGGCCGACCGGGACTCCACGTCGATGGTCTCGCCGAGCAGGGCGATCGGCGCGGCCGGCGACTCGGTGGCCTGCATCTCCCGGAAGTCGGGGCTGTCGGCGAGTTTCGGGATCACGTCGCCGTCGAAGAGCCGCGGCGGCCCCTGCCCGTCCGGGCGGCGCCGCCACAGCCGGTGCT from Actinoplanes derwentensis includes these protein-coding regions:
- a CDS encoding winged helix-turn-helix domain-containing protein; translation: MTLAIPLTGDAVSPQAHRLLAAVRELVELSKGTVTVEQAPPVADQVPADADADAAAEVVPDGPEVRLHTSSRQAVLDGVALPLTRLEFDLLQFLAERPRRVFTRGQLLAAVWGYERAGERTVDVHVRRLRLKLGGSVPLVTTVYGVGYRLADDANILILPHD
- a CDS encoding nucleoside/nucleotide kinase family protein, translated to MRVRPVSLEKLVEEIADRLASRESDNRLRVALDGAPAADPGRLADALVDPLRVRGRPAIRVDTSDFLRPASVRLEFGRTEPNSFYTGWFDEAGLIREVLAPAGPDGSGRILRRLWDAGVDRAAREPYQDLPAGAILLVSGPLLLGSGLPFDFSVHLEVSAAALARRTLPELAWTLPAYRRYRDEVAPETFADVVVRLDDPRRPAVVEGGR
- a CDS encoding TraR/DksA family transcriptional regulator produces the protein MLVNGAVVAGKGASAVKGLRSTDEIDQIRVILQGRFEELNSEYEEAVAQNTRLRLVEIGDAAGDDQADSGSKTAERDAATSLLKTLLDRRTQAEHAIARLNDGTYGNCEGCSKPIPVERLEVFPSATACVNCKSVRERRAS
- the secA2 gene encoding accessory Sec system translocase SecA2, encoding MGVSQRLKSRFRKFLQRPGTTVDLGPLSKRLPAIEAREDALKELDDAALTEAALEAREHAEICALGREASRRAIGQRPYDVQLLGAMALLDKRVAEMATGEGKTLTATIAAYGHTRLGNGPVHILTVNDYLAKRDATWMEPIYTLLGLTVGWVTESMTQEERREAYACDVTYVSVSEAGFDYLRDQLVTDVADRVQRDLATCIVDEADSILIDEARVPMVLAGSTTAESNPVNEAAALIKDLRKGFHYEAAEDGRSVAFTEDGLKELEEKLGGIDLYADDQVEHLSAVNVALHAHALLRRDVDYIVRNGSVELIDEMRGRVAQRRRWPDGLQAAVEAKEGLTATQEGEVLDTITVQAYIALYQTACGMTATAVHVGEQLREYFKLEVAVIPPNTPNIREDDVDRIYSAHDMRDEALVEEIKIAHESGRPVLIGTLDVKASERLASQLEAAGVPCSVLNAKNDAEEATIIAEAGALGAVTVSTQMAGRGVDIRLGGSDEKDRDAVVELGGLYVIGSGRHDSRRVDDQLRGRAGRQGDPGRSVFFVSLEDELVFRHAGDILPASPRMDIDGVVHDSQVEYAVEHAQRVAEGVNHEIHKNTWRYSVVTEQQRLLLAERRERLLTSEVAAIMLLEKSKEKAEEIDEDVLSESARAIALFHLDRLWVDHLAFLSEVREGVHLRALGKLDPLDEFHRAAVPAFQELLTQVESRTIATFDEVDLEDGWVPERAEIVRPSATWTYLVHDNPFGSELDRLIAAVGRRLTSGG